From the Polaribacter gangjinensis genome, the window CATTGTGTTGGCAAATTCATCTAAAACCAAACTTAAATAAGCAAAATCGGGCGTTACAAACAATTGAGGTTGAGGCTTTGTGATATCAAAACTTACATTTGCGGCTTCAATAGAATAGGGAACTTTTTTTACAGTATCTTGCATACACCAAGCACTTTCGCCAATTGATGAAAGCAATCCTGCTCCATAAATTTTAGGATTTTCTAAGGTTCCAATCAAGCCATATTCTACAGTCCACCAATGCAAATTCCGGATTTGAGCCATTTCAGACAATTCACCCATATTTTCCTGTAAAAATTCTACTTTTTCTTGAGCTGCTGAAATTTCATCTTCTGTTGAATTTGGATCTTCTTTCAAAATAGACAACAATCTAATAGCTTCATACATTTCATAATCTTTGGATGATGAAATTGCTTTGCTACCAATTTCGCCAAAACGTCTTAAATATTCAGCGTATTCAGGATTTGAAATGATGGGTGCATGACCAGCAGCTTCGTGAATAATATCAGGAGCTGGCGTGTATTCAATGTGATTGATGGTGCGCATATCAGAAGCAATCACCAACACATTGTACGCTTGAAATTCCATAAAAGCATTTGGTGGAATAAATCCGTCAACAGAAACTGCAGCCCAACCAATTTCTTTTAAAATACGATTCATACCCTCCATTTGAGGAATATTTTCGATAGAAATACCTGTTTTTTCTAATCCAGGTAAATACGATTTATGAGCAACTTTACTTAAATAATCTACATTCATGCGCATTACATAGCGCCAAACAGCCTGATTTTGTGGAGTATATTCTTCATAAGGTTGCTTTACAACAAACTTATGCAAATGTTTGGGTAATTTTTTAGTGACTTCATTCAGCTCAAAATGAGATTCCATTGTATATTTCATAAAAATTATGTCGTAAAATTACGGATTTTGTAAATCATTCTTAAAAAAATACCTGTTAAAACTTAATTAACGATTTTTATAAATAAAATTAGGTACATTTAGTTTTTTCTCTAAAAATGGCTAAAGAAGGATTTGTTGCACATATTTTTGAAACCATAAAAAGTGATAAAAGATCACGCGCTTCAACTTACGATAAAATCAAAAATTTTAAAAAAGGAACTAATTTTCAAGTGACTTTTAAAAATAAAGCAACCAAAAGTCAACTTATCAGAATTCGAGAAAAAATTCAAGAAGAGAATAAAAAAGCGTTTCAAAAAAATATAATCCTCATCACAATTGTGATTTTTATACTCATTTACGTTATCGGTTTCGTAAAATTTTAAAAATACCTTTGAAAACTTTCGTAATTTTACTCTTTAATTTTTCAAAATGAACAAGAAAGTAATCTTACTGATTTTAGATGGTTGGGGCATCACTCAAGACCCAAAAGTGTCTGCAATTTACAATGCAAAAACGCCTTTTATCAATTCCTTATATGACAAATATCCAAATGCTGAATTAAGAACAGATGGTGAACATGTTGGTTTGCCAGATGGACAAATGGGAAACTCAGAAGTAGGTCATATGAATTTAGGTGCAGGAAGAATCGTGTATCAAAATTTGGCAAGAATCAATAAAGCTGTAAGAGAAAAAACATTGGGCGAAGAAAAAGTATTGATTGATACGTTTGAGTATGCCAAAAAAAATAACAAAAATGTTCATTTATTAGGATTGGTTTCTGATGGAGGAATTCACTCTCACATCAATCATTTAAAGGGATTGTTGGATGTTGCTAAAGAAAATAATGTTGAAAACGTTTTTCTTCATGCGTTTACTGATGGTCGTGATTGCGATCCAAAATCGGGTGCATTTTTTATTAAAGAAGCATTAGATTATATGCAAAAAACTACCGGAAAATTGGCAACAGTTACAGGTCGTTATTTTGCAATGGACAGAGATAATAGATGGGAACGTGTCAAAAAAGCCTATGATTGTGTGGTTCATGGAATTGGAACAAAAACGACAGATGCCATTAGTTTGATCAAAGAAAATTATGCAAAAGATATCACTGACGAATTTTTAGAGCCAATTATTTTGACAAATGCTGATGGAAATCCGACAGCAACCATCAAAGAAGGTGATGCTGTAATTTTCTTTAATTACAGAACAGACAGAGGAAGAGAATTGACAAATGCACTTTCTCAGCAAGATTTCCCTGAGCAAAACATGAAAAAACTGAATTTGTATTTCACTACAATGACCTTGTATGATGAATCATTTACAGGAATTAATGTGATTTACAACAACGATAATTTGAAAAATACTTTAGGAGAAGTATTATCAAAAGCCGGAAAAAAACAAATCAGAATTGCTGAAACTGAAAAATATCCACACGTAACTTTCTTCTTTTCTGGAGGGCAAGAAACTCCTTTTGAAGGAGAAAAACGAATTTTAAGAAATTCTCCAAAAGTAGCAACCTACGATTTAAAACCTGAGATGAGTGCGTACGAATTGCGTGATGCATTGTGTGAAGATTTAAAAACTGGCGAAGCTGATTTTGTGTGTTTAAATTTTGCAAATGGCGATATGGTTGGCCATACAGGCATCATGGAAGCAGCCATCAAAGCTTGTGAAGCTGTTGATATCTGTACAAAAGATGTCGTAGAAACTGGTTTGGCAAATGGTTATACAACGCTTTTAATTGCCGATCATGGAAATTGCGAAACGATGATGAATCCTGATGGTTCACCACACACTTCACACACCACAAACCCTGTTCCTTTTATTTTGATTGATGATGAAATTAAATCTGTAAAAAGTGGAGTTTTGGGTGATATTGCTCCTACAATTTTGGCATTAATGGGTGTGCAACAACCTCCAGAAATGACTCAAAAATCTTTATTATAATGATCAAAAAAAGCTTTCTTTTAGGATGTATTGTTTGTTTTTTTGGATGTTCAACTAAAAAGCCAACTATTGATAAAAAATCGACAATTGTAACTCCTGTAATAGAAAAAAAAGAAGTTATTACAAGAATCCCTTTTGAAACTTTAGTTACTTCAAAAAAAGATGCAGATGGTTATTTAGTAGGAATTGCGAATAGATTTGATTTTCAAGATACTGCTTACAAAGAATGGTTTGATAGTCGTTACGAAGAATATACAACTGATAAACAAGTGATTAGTGAAATATCAAAACATATTCATCAACTAACCATCAAAGTTTTTATGGGAACTTGGTGTGGTGATAGCAGAAGAGAAATTCCTAGATTTTATAAAATTTTAGATGAAACAAAATTTGATGTCAATTATCTACAGTTGATTGCGGTTGACAGATCAAAAAAATATGACAATTACGAGAAAGGACTCACTATTTTTAGAGTTCCTACCATCATTTTTTACAAAAACGGCAAAGAAATTGGACGTTTTGTAGAATATCCAAGAGAAACTATTGAAAAAGACTTCTTAAAAATTGTTTCTGGTATGCCTTACAAGCATTCTTATGTAGATTATAAATAAATCCATTTATCAATAAATATAGTAACTTTGCGCTTTATTTTTGAAAATGATTGTAATTAAAACCAAAGAAGAAATTGAAATCATGCGCGAAAGTGCATTGGTTGTTTCGAGAACTTTAGGCATGCTTGCTAAAGAAGTAAAACCTGGCGTTTCTACTTTATATCTAGACAAATTAGCAGAAGATTTTATCAGAGAACAAGGCGCAATTCCAGGATTTTTAGGGTTGTATGATTTTCCAAATACACTTTGTATGAGTCCAAACTCACAAGTTGTTCATGGAATTCCAAACAAAGAACCTTTACAAGAAGGAGATATTATTTCTATTGATTGTGGTGCCATCAAAAACGGATTTTATGGCGATCATGCCTATACTTTTGCAGTAGGTGAAATCGATGAAGCAACGCA encodes:
- a CDS encoding aromatic amino acid hydroxylase; the encoded protein is MESHFELNEVTKKLPKHLHKFVVKQPYEEYTPQNQAVWRYVMRMNVDYLSKVAHKSYLPGLEKTGISIENIPQMEGMNRILKEIGWAAVSVDGFIPPNAFMEFQAYNVLVIASDMRTINHIEYTPAPDIIHEAAGHAPIISNPEYAEYLRRFGEIGSKAISSSKDYEMYEAIRLLSILKEDPNSTEDEISAAQEKVEFLQENMGELSEMAQIRNLHWWTVEYGLIGTLENPKIYGAGLLSSIGESAWCMQDTVKKVPYSIEAANVSFDITKPQPQLFVTPDFAYLSLVLDEFANTMALRTGGLKGIQKLIDSNNLGTIELTTGIQISGVFSRVIQDKNNKVAYFQTIGETALSNRDKELIGHGISHHKNGFGSPVGKLKGINLPIEDMSPRDLKAYGIYEGEFMTLEFESGVIVKGKAITGTRDLRGKILLITLDECTVTFKDEILFKPEWGIYDMAIGKEVISAYAGAADVTSFGDVGKVSTTKTHKITYSETEKRLFSLYEKVREMRNSNVILEQRIKTIFEEVSTNFSKDWLLLLELYEMAIKNEFAIQNDILKVLIDLKSNKSYTKLIENGLVLCQH
- the gpmI gene encoding 2,3-bisphosphoglycerate-independent phosphoglycerate mutase, giving the protein MNKKVILLILDGWGITQDPKVSAIYNAKTPFINSLYDKYPNAELRTDGEHVGLPDGQMGNSEVGHMNLGAGRIVYQNLARINKAVREKTLGEEKVLIDTFEYAKKNNKNVHLLGLVSDGGIHSHINHLKGLLDVAKENNVENVFLHAFTDGRDCDPKSGAFFIKEALDYMQKTTGKLATVTGRYFAMDRDNRWERVKKAYDCVVHGIGTKTTDAISLIKENYAKDITDEFLEPIILTNADGNPTATIKEGDAVIFFNYRTDRGRELTNALSQQDFPEQNMKKLNLYFTTMTLYDESFTGINVIYNNDNLKNTLGEVLSKAGKKQIRIAETEKYPHVTFFFSGGQETPFEGEKRILRNSPKVATYDLKPEMSAYELRDALCEDLKTGEADFVCLNFANGDMVGHTGIMEAAIKACEAVDICTKDVVETGLANGYTTLLIADHGNCETMMNPDGSPHTSHTTNPVPFILIDDEIKSVKSGVLGDIAPTILALMGVQQPPEMTQKSLL
- a CDS encoding thioredoxin family protein — encoded protein: MIKKSFLLGCIVCFFGCSTKKPTIDKKSTIVTPVIEKKEVITRIPFETLVTSKKDADGYLVGIANRFDFQDTAYKEWFDSRYEEYTTDKQVISEISKHIHQLTIKVFMGTWCGDSRREIPRFYKILDETKFDVNYLQLIAVDRSKKYDNYEKGLTIFRVPTIIFYKNGKEIGRFVEYPRETIEKDFLKIVSGMPYKHSYVDYK